Proteins encoded together in one Dehalococcoidia bacterium window:
- a CDS encoding ferredoxin: MAYVICEPCIDVMDKSCVEVCPVDC; this comes from the coding sequence ATGGCGTATGTCATCTGTGAGCCCTGCATCGACGTGATGGACAAGTCCTGCGTCGAGGTCTGCCCCGTCGACTGCAT